In a single window of the Orenia metallireducens genome:
- a CDS encoding lytic transglycosylase domain-containing protein — MLILIISLKRVFLFLLIICIMSLFFINHKSILKIVYPLKHEELILNEANKYYLDPYIIMAIIYVESKFRPEATSNKGARGLMQIMPATGSWIATMINDSSFSEDDLYNPEINIKYGAWYLAQLKKKFDDNMLVVLAAYNGGEGNVDKWLKENRWDGSWKDSDKIPFSETRNYITKVTKTYSRYKYLY; from the coding sequence GTGTTAATTTTGATAATCAGTTTAAAGAGAGTCTTTTTATTTCTTTTAATTATATGTATTATGAGTTTATTCTTTATAAACCATAAATCTATTTTAAAGATTGTGTATCCTCTTAAACATGAAGAGTTAATTTTAAATGAAGCTAATAAATATTATTTAGACCCATATATTATAATGGCTATTATCTATGTAGAGAGTAAATTTAGACCAGAAGCTACCTCTAATAAAGGAGCTAGAGGGTTGATGCAGATTATGCCTGCTACAGGTAGCTGGATTGCTACTATGATAAATGATAGTAGTTTTTCTGAAGATGACTTATATAATCCTGAAATAAATATTAAGTATGGAGCTTGGTATTTGGCACAATTAAAGAAGAAGTTTGATGATAATATGTTGGTTGTGTTAGCTGCCTATAATGGAGGAGAAGGAAATGTAGATAAGTGGTTAAAGGAGAATAGATGGGATGGTAGCTGGAAGGATAGTGATAAGATACCCTTTTCGGAGACAAGAAATTATATAACTAAAGTTACTAAAACTTATTCTAGATATAAGTATCTTTATTAG
- the coaE gene encoding dephospho-CoA kinase (Dephospho-CoA kinase (CoaE) performs the final step in coenzyme A biosynthesis.) yields MKVGLTGGIASGKSTVSKYLKELGAVIIDADKIAHSLMEPKKILWKRVVKEFGKEILLSNGTIDRKKLGGIIFNDSKAKKRLDKTTHPIIIAKIEEEMERLSKENDILIVDVPLLIEIDMIDFFDEVWLVYVDKDVQIKRLMTRDQIDYQKAIAKINSQMPLIKKKEYADRIINNNGTEEELKFEVIRVWQKISDIESEFK; encoded by the coding sequence TTGAAGGTAGGTTTAACTGGAGGGATAGCTAGTGGTAAAAGCACTGTCTCTAAGTATTTAAAAGAGTTAGGTGCTGTGATAATAGATGCTGATAAGATTGCCCATTCTTTAATGGAACCTAAGAAGATACTATGGAAGAGAGTAGTTAAAGAGTTTGGTAAGGAAATACTCCTTAGTAATGGAACTATAGATAGAAAGAAATTAGGAGGGATTATCTTTAATGACTCTAAGGCCAAAAAGAGGTTGGATAAGACTACTCACCCTATTATTATTGCTAAGATAGAAGAAGAGATGGAGCGACTTAGTAAAGAGAATGATATACTAATAGTAGATGTACCACTATTGATTGAAATAGATATGATAGATTTTTTTGATGAAGTTTGGTTAGTCTATGTAGATAAAGATGTACAGATTAAGAGGTTAATGACTAGAGATCAGATAGATTATCAGAAAGCAATTGCTAAAATTAACTCTCAAATGCCTTTGATTAAAAAGAAAGAGTATGCTGATAGGATTATCAATAATAATGGTACAGAAGAAGAATTAAAATTTGAAGTAATTAGAGTATGGCAAAAAATAAGTGATATTGAGTCTGAATTTAAGTAA
- the ytaF gene encoding sporulation membrane protein YtaF — MDLLAIFILAFAVSLDGFIVGITYGLKKIKIGLLPILIISLSSGMTILASMTLGRLLASFLSPSGAEKIGGILLIFIGIWLLYQSIRELLHTNNDEDNQEDNPKEIFTFKIESLGLIINILKEPVKADFDYSGVISNKEALFLGVALALDAFGAGIAAAMTGYDSLLTAVSVSGFKFILLTGGIYLGKQIESLVFSDKIRLLPGIILILLGLSKLF, encoded by the coding sequence ATGGATTTGCTTGCCATATTTATTTTAGCTTTTGCAGTTAGTCTTGATGGATTTATAGTAGGGATTACCTATGGTTTGAAGAAGATAAAGATTGGTCTTTTACCGATACTTATTATCAGTCTATCTTCAGGAATGACAATTTTAGCATCTATGACTTTGGGAAGGTTATTAGCCAGTTTCCTTTCCCCAAGTGGTGCTGAAAAGATAGGCGGGATTTTACTAATCTTTATTGGAATTTGGTTATTATACCAATCAATTAGAGAACTTTTACATACAAATAATGATGAGGATAATCAAGAAGATAATCCAAAAGAGATATTTACCTTTAAGATTGAGTCTCTTGGTTTAATTATTAATATTTTAAAAGAGCCAGTTAAGGCTGACTTCGATTATTCTGGGGTTATCAGTAATAAAGAAGCCTTATTTTTGGGGGTAGCTTTAGCTTTAGATGCTTTTGGTGCTGGAATTGCAGCAGCAATGACAGGATATGATTCATTATTAACAGCAGTTTCTGTTAGTGGCTTTAAATTTATTCTGTTAACTGGTGGAATTTACCTAGGTAAACAGATTGAATCCTTAGTATTTAGTGATAAAATAAGGCTTTTACCAGGGATTATTTTGATCTTATTAGGATTATCTAAATTATTTTAA
- a CDS encoding ABC-F family ATP-binding cassette domain-containing protein, translating into MGLLQLKEGSKYYPEKVIFEDISLQIEKNDRIGLIGVNGTGKSTLIKILAGLEHLDEGQILTSNDLEIGYLAQSFGLNLSKELYSEMLTVFEDIFALEDRLRALEVEMSQCNGDDLEKIMNRYSHLREEYEQSGGYQIESRIKGVLKGLGFRDDQFDNNMSDFSGGQKTRAALAKLLLQEPELLLLDEPTNHLDLESKEWLEDYLNSYSGAIVIISHDRYFLDKVVNRIWELEKGRLEKYKGNYSFYQKEKPQRLLTWQREYEKQQEKIEKTEAFIRKYKAGVKSKQARGRQKQLDRLEIIPKPPTLDRAKIEFKSETVSGQEVLAGEDLSKFYEDTLIFKDVNFKIYRGEKIALVGANGSGKSTLFKILLNKIDKDSGQIKFGTKVKVGYFSQEHEELSHEYNLLEEMMKVKGMTTSQARDVLARFLFKGDDVFKKVGTLSGGEKGRLALAKLSVQDFNLLLLDEPTNHLDIESKEILEDALKDYPATILLISHDRYFLDKLVDKIFALQDKTLIEYLGNYSHYRREYLKYLEEKEAQKKIIQERKRQNNEKKQKKSIDLDKLEEEIMELENRLEELEEQFNLEEVCTDTEKLTKLHQEYESIKTQLEEHYLLWEEAI; encoded by the coding sequence ATGGGTTTATTACAATTAAAAGAAGGAAGTAAGTATTATCCTGAAAAGGTTATCTTTGAGGATATATCATTACAGATTGAAAAGAATGATAGAATTGGTCTAATTGGAGTCAACGGTACTGGAAAATCGACTTTAATTAAGATTTTGGCAGGTTTAGAGCATCTAGATGAAGGGCAAATCCTAACTAGCAATGATTTAGAGATTGGCTATTTGGCTCAAAGCTTTGGATTAAATTTATCTAAGGAGCTCTATTCAGAAATGTTAACAGTCTTTGAGGATATCTTTGCTTTAGAAGATAGATTACGGGCTTTAGAAGTGGAGATGAGCCAGTGTAATGGTGATGATTTAGAGAAGATAATGAATCGTTATAGCCATCTTCGTGAAGAGTATGAGCAGAGTGGAGGCTATCAGATTGAGAGTCGGATTAAAGGTGTATTAAAGGGGTTAGGCTTTAGAGATGATCAGTTTGATAATAATATGAGTGATTTTAGTGGTGGACAGAAGACTAGGGCAGCTTTGGCTAAGCTATTATTACAAGAACCAGAGTTACTGTTATTAGATGAGCCTACTAACCATTTAGATTTGGAATCTAAGGAGTGGTTAGAGGATTATCTTAATAGTTATTCTGGGGCTATAGTGATTATCTCCCATGACCGCTATTTCTTAGATAAGGTAGTCAATCGGATTTGGGAGCTGGAGAAGGGGCGGTTAGAGAAGTATAAAGGCAATTACTCTTTCTATCAGAAAGAGAAGCCACAACGTCTATTAACCTGGCAAAGAGAATATGAAAAACAGCAGGAGAAGATAGAGAAGACTGAAGCCTTTATCAGAAAGTATAAAGCTGGGGTTAAGTCTAAACAGGCTAGAGGAAGGCAGAAACAGCTCGATAGGCTAGAGATAATTCCTAAACCTCCAACTCTGGATAGAGCCAAAATTGAATTTAAATCCGAGACTGTAAGTGGACAAGAGGTGTTAGCAGGGGAAGATTTAAGTAAGTTTTATGAAGATACATTGATATTTAAAGATGTTAATTTTAAAATCTATCGTGGTGAAAAGATAGCATTGGTGGGAGCTAATGGTAGTGGAAAATCGACATTATTTAAAATCCTCTTAAATAAGATAGATAAAGACTCAGGTCAGATTAAATTTGGAACTAAGGTTAAAGTAGGCTATTTCTCCCAAGAGCATGAAGAGCTTAGTCATGAATATAACCTGCTTGAAGAGATGATGAAGGTTAAAGGTATGACTACAAGTCAAGCTCGAGATGTTCTAGCAAGGTTCTTATTTAAAGGTGATGATGTCTTTAAGAAGGTAGGTACTTTAAGTGGTGGAGAGAAGGGAAGATTGGCTTTAGCCAAACTATCAGTTCAAGATTTTAATCTATTATTATTAGATGAGCCTACCAACCACCTTGATATAGAATCTAAGGAGATATTAGAGGATGCCTTAAAGGATTATCCTGCTACAATCCTTCTTATCTCCCATGATAGATACTTCTTAGATAAGTTAGTTGATAAAATTTTCGCCCTACAAGATAAGACCTTAATAGAGTACTTAGGTAATTATTCCCATTACCGAAGAGAATATTTAAAGTATCTAGAAGAAAAAGAAGCCCAGAAGAAAATAATTCAAGAGAGAAAGAGACAAAATAATGAGAAGAAGCAAAAAAAGTCCATTGATTTAGATAAGCTAGAAGAGGAGATTATGGAGCTTGAGAATAGATTAGAAGAACTAGAAGAGCAATTTAATTTAGAAGAGGTCTGCACAGATACTGAAAAGTTAACAAAATTGCATCAGGAGTATGAGTCTATCAAAACTCAATTGGAAGAACACTATCTACTTTGGGAAGAAGCAATTTAA
- the mutM gene encoding DNA-formamidopyrimidine glycosylase, with the protein MPELPEVQTVVNTLYSRVIDKEIIDVEVKRDELIANVSAEEFKTKLVGVKIENVRRRGKYIIIELDNGYYLVGHLRMTGYFFYTQKESKVSKYDCIFFKFKGEDELRLGSKRKFTRIYLVDDLKDAGSLTKLGPEPLSDEFTLDRFKEMIDKRKGKMKPLLLNQRFLAGLGNIYVDEALFLSKIHPLRSADTLKDDEIKRLYYAIVKVLSDGVEHRGTTKWDYVDASGESGSHQNYLMIYDKEGKECSECGTKIEKIRVGGRGTYFCPDCQKQGE; encoded by the coding sequence ATGCCTGAACTACCTGAAGTACAGACAGTAGTGAATACATTATATTCAAGGGTGATAGATAAAGAGATTATAGATGTAGAAGTTAAGCGTGATGAATTGATTGCTAATGTTAGTGCAGAGGAGTTTAAGACTAAGTTAGTTGGAGTTAAGATTGAGAATGTAAGAAGAAGAGGAAAGTATATCATTATTGAATTAGATAATGGTTATTATCTTGTAGGGCATTTAAGGATGACAGGATACTTCTTCTATACTCAAAAGGAGAGTAAAGTAAGTAAATATGATTGTATCTTCTTTAAATTCAAGGGGGAGGATGAGTTAAGATTAGGTAGTAAGCGGAAGTTTACTCGTATCTATTTAGTTGATGATTTAAAGGATGCAGGAAGCTTAACCAAGTTAGGACCTGAGCCTTTAAGTGATGAATTTACCCTAGATAGATTTAAAGAAATGATAGATAAGCGTAAGGGTAAGATGAAACCTTTACTTCTAAATCAGAGATTCTTAGCAGGTCTTGGCAATATCTATGTAGATGAGGCTTTATTCCTCTCTAAGATACATCCCTTGCGCAGTGCTGATACCTTAAAGGATGATGAGATTAAAAGACTCTATTATGCTATTGTTAAAGTATTGAGTGATGGAGTGGAACATCGAGGGACTACCAAGTGGGATTATGTAGATGCTAGTGGAGAGTCAGGTAGCCATCAGAATTATCTGATGATTTATGATAAAGAAGGGAAAGAATGTAGTGAATGTGGAACCAAGATAGAAAAAATAAGAGTAGGAGGACGGGGAACATATTTCTGTCCCGATTGTCAGAAGCAGGGGGAATAA
- a CDS encoding acyl-CoA thioesterase, with translation MKEYSHKIRVTYEETDKMGVVYYANYLRWFEIARTELLRQEGLIYRDLEENGILLPVLESHCNYHHPALYDDLVKLVTKIKDLRRAKITFEYEILRLEDDKLLATGTTVHPFVNSDFKPISLKKEFPKLWEIIEQSFDNKN, from the coding sequence ATGAAGGAATATAGTCATAAGATTAGGGTTACTTATGAAGAGACCGATAAGATGGGAGTAGTCTATTATGCTAATTACTTACGTTGGTTTGAGATAGCTAGAACGGAACTTTTACGACAAGAGGGGCTTATCTATAGGGATTTAGAGGAGAATGGAATCTTATTACCAGTCTTAGAATCCCACTGCAATTATCACCATCCAGCCCTCTATGATGATTTAGTCAAGCTGGTTACTAAGATTAAAGATTTACGTCGAGCTAAGATTACTTTTGAATATGAGATACTCCGTTTAGAGGATGATAAACTATTGGCTACAGGTACTACTGTTCATCCTTTTGTGAATAGTGACTTTAAACCAATATCTTTGAAGAAGGAATTCCCTAAGTTATGGGAGATAATAGAGCAAAGTTTTGATAATAAAAATTAA
- a CDS encoding TldD/PmbA family protein produces the protein MSKLNLTDLIGKAQDLGAEDVEFYYEVSEDNSIEVYEGEVESLESAHSKGLGIRVFVKGKMGFAYTTNFNDGVIEKVIREAIANAKIAVEDEHRTLANGDYDYKELDIYNPQFLESSVEDKIDLILNMEKAALEYSDKVESVISAGYGDNTSEITIVNSKGLNQSYKSNTCYAYLYVMAGEGEEKQTGSALSYGRGLDDLTPVKTGEEAAKNAIKLLGGKQVNSQEAPVVFTPEVGSMFLYLLASTLTAEAVQKGRSLFVDKLNQVVASKKVSIIDDGTLEAGLATAPFDDEGVPCTPTNIIEKGVLKNYLYDIYTANKDKVESTGNAQRSYRGIPSVAPSNFYLEAGEEHLADIIGGVENGFYVHKVIGLFSGANTISGDFSVGATGQWIENGEIKQAVSEVTIAGNLIDFLKDIEELGDDLKFNPMVGSFGSPTFKVKKLAISGA, from the coding sequence ATGTCTAAATTAAATTTAACTGATTTAATCGGCAAAGCCCAAGACCTTGGTGCAGAGGATGTAGAGTTTTACTATGAAGTATCTGAAGATAATAGTATTGAGGTCTATGAAGGTGAGGTTGAGAGTTTAGAATCGGCACATTCTAAAGGCTTAGGAATTAGAGTCTTTGTTAAGGGGAAGATGGGATTTGCTTACACTACTAACTTTAATGATGGAGTGATAGAGAAGGTGATTAGAGAGGCTATTGCTAATGCTAAGATAGCAGTAGAGGATGAACATCGTACCTTAGCTAATGGTGATTATGATTATAAAGAGCTTGATATCTATAATCCCCAATTCCTAGAAAGTAGTGTAGAGGATAAGATAGATTTAATCCTAAATATGGAGAAAGCTGCTTTAGAGTATAGTGATAAGGTAGAGAGTGTGATTAGTGCTGGTTATGGAGATAATACTTCAGAGATTACTATCGTCAACTCAAAGGGTCTTAATCAAAGCTACAAGAGTAATACCTGCTATGCCTATCTTTATGTAATGGCAGGTGAAGGGGAGGAGAAGCAGACAGGTTCAGCTTTAAGCTATGGACGTGGTTTAGATGATTTAACACCAGTTAAAACAGGAGAAGAAGCTGCTAAAAATGCTATAAAATTATTAGGTGGTAAGCAGGTTAACTCTCAAGAAGCACCTGTTGTCTTTACCCCTGAAGTTGGTAGTATGTTCTTATACCTCTTAGCTAGTACTCTAACAGCAGAAGCGGTACAGAAAGGTCGTTCTCTTTTTGTAGATAAATTAAATCAAGTTGTCGCTTCTAAGAAGGTAAGCATTATTGATGATGGAACCTTAGAGGCAGGATTAGCAACTGCACCCTTTGATGATGAAGGTGTACCATGTACTCCCACTAATATCATTGAAAAAGGTGTTTTAAAGAATTATTTATATGATATCTATACAGCCAATAAAGATAAAGTAGAGTCTACAGGTAATGCTCAGCGTTCTTATCGGGGAATTCCTAGTGTAGCACCAAGTAATTTCTATTTAGAAGCAGGAGAAGAGCACTTAGCAGATATTATCGGTGGAGTAGAGAATGGATTCTATGTACATAAGGTTATCGGTCTATTTAGTGGTGCAAATACCATCTCTGGTGACTTCTCTGTAGGAGCTACAGGGCAATGGATAGAGAATGGTGAGATCAAGCAAGCGGTCAGTGAAGTGACAATTGCTGGAAATTTGATTGATTTCCTTAAAGATATCGAAGAGCTAGGTGATGATTTGAAGTTCAATCCAATGGTTGGTTCCTTTGGTTCACCTACCTTTAAGGTTAAGAAGTTAGCGATAAGTGGGGCGTAA
- a CDS encoding TldD/PmbA family protein, with amino-acid sequence MLSDKLIKQILQVALESGGDFAEVYFEDSINNVMTLENSRIERVKTGYDLGVGVRVLTKDKVSYAYSDDLTKESLLQIAKVAGAASQGTSKVSVVDLTKGTVNLIHPIKVRPEEIEKAKKATIMKRANKAALDYDDSIRQVMVSYFDNTKKVMIANSEGLYVEDERIHTRMMVRAVASDGKSMQTGSESPGLHMGFELFDKYPPEEIGREAARQAVTMLKAAPAPSGKMPVVINNGFGGVLFHEACGHGMEADAIQKNSSVFAGKVGEQVASKLVTAVDDGTVLNAWGSYGVDDEGHQAQRNVLIKDGILQDYMYDLKAARKESRVGTGNGRRESYQSIPLPRMTNTFIEKGESKPRDIIAAVDNGLYAKKLSGGQVETATGEFIFTVAEGYLIKNGKLAEPVKGASLIGRGIDVLNKIAMIGDDLKLAPGMCGKAGQSIPAAVGQPTLLVEEITVGGTERRGN; translated from the coding sequence GTGTTATCAGATAAATTAATCAAACAGATTTTGCAGGTTGCTTTAGAGAGTGGTGGGGATTTTGCTGAGGTCTATTTTGAAGATTCGATTAATAATGTAATGACCTTAGAAAATTCTAGAATTGAACGGGTAAAGACAGGTTATGATTTGGGGGTAGGTGTGAGAGTCTTGACAAAAGATAAGGTCTCTTATGCCTATAGCGATGATTTGACTAAGGAATCCTTATTACAGATAGCTAAGGTAGCTGGTGCGGCAAGTCAAGGTACTAGTAAGGTATCGGTAGTGGATTTAACTAAAGGTACAGTAAACTTAATCCACCCAATTAAGGTCAGGCCAGAAGAGATAGAGAAAGCTAAGAAAGCCACAATTATGAAAAGGGCAAATAAGGCAGCTTTAGATTATGATGATAGTATTAGGCAGGTTATGGTTAGTTACTTTGACAATACTAAAAAGGTGATGATAGCCAACTCTGAAGGATTATATGTAGAGGATGAAAGGATACATACTAGAATGATGGTTAGAGCTGTTGCTAGTGATGGTAAGAGTATGCAGACTGGAAGTGAAAGTCCAGGCTTACATATGGGCTTTGAATTATTCGACAAGTATCCTCCAGAGGAGATTGGTAGAGAAGCAGCTCGACAAGCAGTCACTATGCTAAAGGCTGCTCCTGCTCCTTCTGGCAAGATGCCTGTTGTTATTAATAACGGATTTGGCGGTGTCTTATTCCATGAGGCCTGTGGTCATGGGATGGAAGCAGATGCTATTCAGAAGAACTCTTCAGTCTTTGCTGGTAAAGTAGGAGAACAGGTTGCATCTAAGCTGGTTACAGCCGTTGATGACGGAACAGTACTGAATGCTTGGGGCTCTTATGGTGTCGATGATGAGGGGCATCAGGCTCAAAGAAATGTATTGATTAAGGATGGAATCTTACAGGACTATATGTATGATTTAAAAGCGGCTCGTAAAGAATCAAGAGTAGGAACTGGAAATGGTCGCAGAGAGTCCTATCAATCTATTCCTCTTCCTCGGATGACCAATACCTTTATAGAGAAAGGTGAATCTAAGCCTAGGGATATTATAGCTGCTGTAGATAATGGATTATATGCTAAGAAGTTAAGTGGTGGTCAAGTTGAGACTGCTACAGGGGAGTTCATATTTACCGTAGCAGAGGGTTATTTGATTAAGAATGGTAAGCTTGCTGAACCAGTTAAAGGAGCAAGCCTGATTGGTAGAGGAATAGATGTACTCAATAAGATTGCAATGATAGGTGATGATTTAAAGTTGGCTCCAGGGATGTGTGGGAAGGCTGGTCAGAGTATCCCAGCCGCTGTTGGTCAACCTACATTATTAGTTGAAGAGATTACCGTTGGTGGTACAGAGAGGAGGGGGAACTAA
- the polA gene encoding DNA polymerase I, whose protein sequence is MSQKELYLLDGNSLTYRAFYALPTTLTKSDGTITNAVFGFTKMLLTLIDNEAPDSIGVAFDVGKKTFRHQAYEDYKGTREKTPDELRPQFKLVKDVLEALKIPFFGMEEYEADDLIGTLAKRAESEGYKVTIVTGDRDALQLISENIRVMYTRRGITDIVDYNLDKFREDYDLEPIQLIDKKGLMGDTSDNIPGVDGIGDKTSTKLLKEFGTLEKLLENIDKVSGKKRKETLEKQADRARMSKELAAIKLDVPIDIDFESLKVSNFNNEEAYKLFTELEFTSLISYIGGHKEVKDFSYKEIDSLEGFRSLELGEKLAINLDLSGEKLNRKLKNITISLTDNQNYYINLKEEELLEGLKGIIADKELLMLEGKEQIRYLLQQGIKVDTLVFEPLLADYLLKPSEQEKSFAELVQGHLQRALPEADDKELLILKTKLLFDLEEELINKLEENDLLKLYKEVELPLLNVLAELELNGIKVSKEGLEELNIKLKEKIANIEERIYELAGETFNLNSPKQLGVILFENLGLPVIKKTKTGYSTSASVLEKLEDKHEIIPLISQYRTYTKLQSTYVEPLEEYINEDTGRIHTTFNQRVTATGRLSSADPNLQNIPIRSEEGREIRDVFVAEEGKKLLAADYSQIELRVLAHISDDEGLKEAYQQGLDIHTKTASEIFDIPLDEVTSNERRKAKAVNFGIAYGISDWGLAKRLNISNKEAQEFIELYFSRYPKVKEYMDNTIKQAKEEGYVTTVFNRKRYLPDINSKNYHKREFAKRMAINTPIQGTAADIMKIATIDVAEALKVEGLNAKVLLQVHDELVLEVLEDELELVQELVKKKMEQAVQLDVKLEVDVKVGDSWNKME, encoded by the coding sequence TTGTCACAGAAAGAGCTATACTTATTAGATGGAAACAGTTTAACCTATCGTGCTTTTTATGCACTACCAACGACTTTGACCAAATCTGATGGAACTATCACCAATGCGGTCTTTGGTTTTACTAAGATGTTATTGACATTAATTGATAATGAAGCTCCCGACTCTATTGGGGTTGCTTTTGATGTGGGGAAGAAGACCTTTCGCCATCAGGCTTATGAGGATTATAAAGGAACTAGAGAGAAGACACCTGATGAGTTAAGACCACAGTTTAAGTTAGTAAAGGATGTTTTAGAGGCTTTAAAGATACCTTTCTTTGGAATGGAGGAGTATGAAGCTGATGACTTGATTGGTACTTTAGCTAAAAGGGCAGAGTCAGAAGGATATAAAGTTACTATTGTAACTGGAGATAGAGATGCTTTGCAGTTAATTAGTGAGAATATTAGAGTTATGTATACTCGCCGAGGGATTACCGATATCGTCGATTATAACTTAGATAAATTTAGAGAAGATTATGACTTGGAGCCAATCCAATTAATCGATAAGAAGGGCTTAATGGGAGACACCTCTGATAATATTCCTGGTGTTGATGGAATAGGAGATAAGACTTCAACTAAATTATTAAAGGAGTTTGGTACACTAGAGAAGCTCCTAGAAAATATAGATAAGGTAAGTGGTAAAAAGAGAAAAGAAACATTAGAGAAGCAAGCTGATAGGGCAAGAATGAGTAAGGAATTGGCTGCTATTAAGTTGGATGTACCAATAGATATCGATTTTGAAAGCTTGAAGGTCTCTAATTTTAATAATGAAGAGGCTTATAAATTATTTACTGAATTAGAATTTACCAGTCTAATCTCTTATATTGGTGGACATAAAGAGGTAAAGGACTTTAGTTATAAAGAGATAGATTCTTTAGAAGGTTTTAGGAGCTTAGAGTTAGGGGAGAAGCTAGCGATTAACTTAGATTTAAGTGGAGAGAAATTAAATAGAAAGTTAAAGAACATAACTATCTCTTTAACTGATAATCAGAATTACTATATAAACCTAAAGGAAGAGGAATTGTTGGAAGGGTTAAAAGGAATTATAGCAGATAAAGAGCTTTTGATGCTAGAGGGAAAAGAGCAGATTAGATATTTATTACAACAAGGTATCAAGGTTGATACTTTAGTCTTTGAGCCATTACTAGCCGATTATCTATTAAAGCCTAGTGAACAAGAGAAGAGTTTTGCAGAGTTGGTACAAGGTCATCTACAGCGGGCTTTACCAGAAGCTGATGATAAAGAGTTATTGATATTAAAGACAAAACTATTATTTGACTTAGAAGAGGAATTAATCAATAAATTAGAAGAGAATGACCTCTTAAAACTATATAAAGAGGTAGAATTGCCATTGCTGAATGTATTAGCAGAGTTGGAGTTAAATGGTATCAAGGTAAGTAAAGAGGGATTAGAAGAATTAAATATTAAGCTTAAAGAGAAGATAGCTAATATAGAGGAGAGGATTTATGAGTTAGCAGGTGAAACCTTTAATCTCAACTCTCCAAAACAATTGGGGGTAATCTTATTTGAAAATTTAGGTTTACCAGTAATTAAGAAGACAAAAACAGGATACTCTACTAGTGCTAGTGTCTTAGAGAAGTTAGAGGATAAGCATGAGATTATTCCATTAATCTCTCAATATCGTACATATACTAAATTACAGTCTACTTATGTTGAGCCTTTAGAAGAATATATCAATGAAGATACTGGAAGGATACACACTACCTTCAATCAGCGAGTAACTGCCACAGGTAGATTAAGTAGTGCTGACCCTAATCTACAGAACATTCCAATCAGAAGTGAAGAGGGTCGAGAGATTAGAGATGTATTTGTAGCAGAAGAAGGTAAGAAATTGTTAGCTGCTGATTACTCACAGATTGAATTAAGGGTATTAGCACATATCTCTGATGATGAAGGCTTGAAGGAAGCCTATCAACAAGGTTTAGATATACATACCAAGACTGCTAGTGAAATCTTTGATATTCCTTTAGATGAAGTAACTAGTAATGAACGACGTAAAGCAAAAGCAGTCAACTTCGGTATCGCTTATGGAATTAGTGATTGGGGACTTGCCAAAAGGCTAAATATCAGTAATAAAGAAGCTCAAGAGTTTATTGAACTCTATTTCAGTCGCTATCCTAAGGTTAAAGAATATATGGATAATACAATTAAACAGGCAAAAGAGGAAGGTTATGTGACTACTGTCTTTAATAGAAAGAGATATCTGCCAGATATTAATAGTAAGAATTATCATAAACGGGAGTTCGCTAAGCGGATGGCAATTAATACTCCAATTCAAGGTACAGCTGCCGATATTATGAAGATTGCAACTATTGATGTAGCAGAGGCATTAAAAGTAGAAGGCTTAAATGCCAAAGTACTATTACAGGTACATGATGAGTTGGTATTGGAAGTGCTTGAAGATGAATTAGAGCTAGTACAGGAGCTAGTTAAAAAGAAGATGGAACAGGCTGTTCAACTAGATGTCAAATTAGAGGTTGATGTTAAGGTTGGAGATAGCTGGAATAAGATGGAGTAA